From a single Aestuariibius sp. HNIBRBA575 genomic region:
- the cysS gene encoding cysteine--tRNA ligase → MTLIHLHNTKTRTKEPFKPIDPQNVRMYVCGPTVYDRAHLGNARPVLVFDVLFRLLRHVYGDGAVTYIRNFTDVDDKINAKAAQTGRTIRDICDETIDWYHADMDSLGAMRPSQEPRATEWIGAMKDMIAGLIETGNAYAAEGHVLFAVESYQNYGKLSGRSIDDMIAGARVEVAPYKRNPMDFVLWKPSDADTPGWDSPWGYGRPGWHIECSAMAYELLGDSFDIHGGGNDLQFPHHENEIAQSKCAHPHGEFAKYWIHNEMLQVEGKKMSKSLGNFFTVRDLLDQGVPGEVIRFVMLGTHYSKPMDWTDKKRAEAEATLRKWRALLADVAPTGVDQGLLDTLADDLNTAGALTKLHAMAREISANPQKDCFYEKGVMLASAQFLGFLSDEMGAWAEMPDVDLSVLAQKLAELRETAMQTKDFSGVDTLKSALIGAGIEVRMSKTGVDLEPGPNFDPAKLEALS, encoded by the coding sequence ATGACTTTGATCCATCTGCACAATACCAAAACCCGCACCAAAGAGCCGTTTAAGCCGATCGATCCACAAAACGTGCGCATGTATGTCTGTGGGCCAACGGTGTATGACCGCGCCCATCTGGGCAATGCGCGGCCCGTTTTGGTGTTTGACGTGCTGTTTCGGCTGTTGCGCCATGTCTATGGGGACGGGGCTGTGACCTATATCCGCAACTTTACCGATGTGGACGACAAAATTAACGCCAAAGCCGCGCAAACCGGCCGGACAATTCGCGATATCTGTGATGAAACCATTGATTGGTATCACGCGGATATGGATTCGTTGGGGGCCATGCGCCCCAGTCAGGAACCGCGCGCCACTGAATGGATCGGCGCGATGAAAGACATGATCGCGGGGCTGATCGAAACCGGCAATGCCTATGCCGCCGAAGGCCATGTGTTATTTGCGGTGGAAAGCTATCAGAACTACGGCAAGCTGTCGGGCCGGTCGATCGACGATATGATCGCCGGTGCCCGTGTCGAAGTGGCGCCCTATAAACGCAATCCTATGGATTTTGTATTGTGGAAACCATCGGATGCGGACACGCCCGGTTGGGATAGCCCTTGGGGGTATGGACGGCCCGGCTGGCATATCGAATGCTCGGCGATGGCTTATGAATTGCTGGGTGACAGCTTTGATATTCATGGCGGCGGCAATGATTTGCAATTCCCGCATCATGAAAATGAAATCGCTCAATCCAAATGCGCCCATCCGCATGGGGAATTCGCAAAGTATTGGATTCACAATGAAATGTTGCAGGTCGAGGGCAAAAAGATGTCCAAATCCCTGGGCAACTTTTTCACCGTGCGCGATTTGTTGGATCAGGGTGTGCCGGGCGAAGTGATCCGGTTTGTGATGTTGGGCACCCATTATAGCAAGCCTATGGATTGGACCGATAAGAAGCGGGCCGAGGCTGAGGCGACGTTGCGGAAATGGCGTGCATTACTGGCGGATGTGGCACCGACAGGGGTGGATCAAGGTCTGCTTGATACGTTGGCGGATGATCTGAACACGGCAGGGGCCCTCACCAAATTGCACGCTATGGCCCGCGAAATTTCTGCCAATCCGCAAAAGGATTGCTTCTATGAAAAAGGCGTCATGCTGGCATCGGCGCAGTTTCTTGGATTTTTAAGCGATGAAATGGGGGCATGGGCAGAAATGCCCGATGTGGATTTATCTGTCTTGGCCCAAAAGTTGGCAGAATTGCGGGAAACGGCCATGCAAACCAAGGATTTCTCTGGCGTAGATACGCTTAAATCGGCGTTGATTGGGGCCGGGATTGAGGTGCGCATGTCTAAAACGGGTGTGGATCTAGAACCGGGGCCGAA
- a CDS encoding DUF1697 domain-containing protein has translation MALQTYIALLRGINVGGNNKVPMAELRKIASNLGWQNIATYIASGNMIFDAEASENISELSLALNAEMQVHLGVDVPILILCAPGFRNIAAQNPFQPDDPKHAHIWFLFDAPNLDTDRLDHIKAPDEALNVTQNAAYLDAPSGIGRSKLAEQMSKVLGVDATARNLRTVYKLIEMLDARG, from the coding sequence ATGGCTTTGCAGACGTATATTGCGCTGTTGCGTGGCATCAATGTTGGCGGCAATAACAAAGTGCCGATGGCGGAGTTACGTAAAATTGCATCAAATCTAGGATGGCAAAATATCGCAACCTATATTGCATCGGGCAACATGATATTTGATGCAGAAGCATCTGAAAACATTTCGGAATTGTCGTTGGCACTGAATGCTGAGATGCAGGTGCATCTAGGGGTTGATGTGCCCATTCTCATCCTTTGCGCGCCTGGTTTTCGCAACATTGCGGCGCAAAATCCATTTCAACCTGACGATCCGAAACATGCCCATATCTGGTTCCTGTTTGATGCCCCAAACCTGGACACAGATCGGTTGGATCACATCAAGGCCCCAGATGAAGCCCTAAACGTGACCCAAAACGCCGCCTATCTGGATGCGCCATCAGGGATCGGGCGGTCCAAATTGGCCGAACAAATGTCCAAAGTGCTGGGGGTGGATGCCACGGCCCGTAATTTACGGACTGTGTACAAACTGATCGAAATGCTGGACGCGCGCGGCTGA
- a CDS encoding MmcQ/YjbR family DNA-binding protein, with translation MSQSAIQNICAAQAGAEKSFPFDETTEVWKVAGKIFAAVTGDGTKVSVKTPSVEDAQLLIEMGRGEKAPYFHKSWVRVSADIPLDELTDRIEKSYGIIRAALPKKVQATLA, from the coding sequence ATGTCACAATCCGCAATCCAAAACATCTGCGCCGCCCAAGCCGGGGCAGAAAAGTCGTTCCCGTTTGATGAAACCACCGAAGTCTGGAAGGTCGCTGGGAAAATTTTTGCCGCCGTCACGGGCGATGGGACCAAAGTGTCGGTCAAAACGCCGTCGGTCGAGGATGCGCAATTGCTGATCGAAATGGGACGCGGTGAAAAGGCGCCCTATTTTCACAAATCATGGGTGCGGGTCAGCGCAGACATCCCGTTGGATGAATTAACCGACCGGATTGAGAAATCATATGGGATCATTCGCGCGGCCCTTCCTAAAAAGGTACAAGCCACGCTGGCGTAA
- the scpB gene encoding SMC-Scp complex subunit ScpB, producing the protein MTSDPNPNSSSENDVDDPSLFEAPPMAEQERMVEAILFATADPVTLRELAGRMPHGCAPDQAITNLRKRYEGRGINVVRVGDAWAIRTASDLGFLMQKETVETRKLSRAAIETLAIIAYHQPVTRAEIEEIRGVSVSRGTIDQLIELEWIRFGRRKMTPGRPITFVVTPGFLDHFGLETARDLPGLKELRSAGLLESRPTPGLGQIDDEDTTSDQVDMFEPDQP; encoded by the coding sequence ATGACCTCTGATCCCAATCCCAATTCATCCAGCGAAAACGATGTAGATGATCCCAGCCTGTTTGAAGCCCCGCCAATGGCCGAACAGGAACGCATGGTCGAAGCGATCCTGTTTGCCACGGCTGATCCCGTCACTTTGCGGGAATTGGCCGGTCGGATGCCACATGGATGTGCGCCGGATCAAGCCATTACAAATTTACGTAAACGTTACGAAGGGCGCGGGATCAATGTGGTGCGCGTGGGGGATGCATGGGCGATCCGCACCGCTTCGGACCTTGGATTTTTGATGCAAAAAGAAACGGTTGAGACGCGAAAGCTAAGCCGTGCAGCCATCGAAACCTTGGCGATTATTGCCTATCATCAACCCGTCACACGCGCCGAAATCGAAGAAATCCGCGGCGTGTCCGTCAGTCGTGGCACCATTGATCAGTTGATCGAATTGGAATGGATCCGCTTTGGGCGTCGTAAAATGACCCCCGGCCGTCCGATCACTTTTGTGGTCACGCCCGGCTTTCTGGATCACTTTGGTCTGGAAACGGCCCGTGATTTGCCGGGGCTTAAGGAATTGCGATCAGCCGGGTTGCTGGAAAGCCGCCCAACACCGGGTCTGGGCCAGATTGACGACGAAGATACGACGTCCGATCAGGTGGATATGTTTGAACCTGACCAGCCCTGA
- a CDS encoding ScpA family protein, whose amino-acid sequence MTDDMFQEDDATRVSNRLAAEALIVDVEGFEGPLDLLLTLSRTQKVDLRQISVLALAEQYLAFVDKARELRLELAADYLVMAAWLAFLKSRLLLPPDPTEQGPSGEELAAHLAFQLERLEAMRKSAAKLMARDQKGRDFFARGITEDVARVRRVTYTATLLDLMQGYARIRTKDEFRPYVMDRDALMTMEQALDRMRNLIGFAGDWTDIMSYLPEGWESDPKKRRTAAAATFAASLELVKQGRVDIRQSDSFAPIHIRKRLPE is encoded by the coding sequence ATGACCGACGACATGTTCCAAGAAGATGATGCCACCCGCGTCAGCAATCGACTTGCTGCCGAGGCATTGATCGTGGATGTGGAGGGATTTGAGGGGCCGTTGGACCTGCTTTTGACCTTGTCGCGCACGCAAAAAGTGGACCTGCGTCAGATTTCTGTTTTGGCCTTGGCCGAACAATATCTGGCGTTTGTTGACAAAGCCCGCGAGCTAAGGCTGGAACTGGCGGCGGATTATTTGGTGATGGCCGCTTGGCTGGCGTTTCTAAAATCACGTCTGTTGCTGCCCCCCGATCCCACCGAACAGGGCCCGTCCGGCGAAGAATTGGCGGCCCATTTGGCGTTTCAGCTGGAACGGTTAGAAGCGATGCGTAAATCCGCCGCCAAATTGATGGCGCGGGATCAAAAAGGGCGCGATTTCTTTGCCCGTGGCATCACCGAAGATGTCGCTCGTGTGCGGCGCGTGACCTATACGGCGACTTTGCTGGATTTGATGCAGGGATATGCCCGCATTCGCACAAAGGACGAATTTCGCCCCTATGTGATGGATCGCGACGCATTGATGACCATGGAACAAGCGTTGGATCGCATGCGCAATCTGATCGGGTTTGCCGGGGATTGGACTGATATCATGTCCTATCTGCCCGAAGGCTGGGAAAGTGATCCCAAAAAACGGCGCACCGCTGCCGCTGCAACCTTTGCGGCGTCATTGGAACTGGTGAAACAGGGCCGCGTTGATATCCGCCAATCCGACAGTTTCGCGCCTATTCACATTCGTAAAAGGTTGCCTGAATGA
- a CDS encoding glycoside hydrolase family 3 N-terminal domain-containing protein produces the protein MSENAYIFGCEGAVLSDWERGFFAQSRPWGFILFARNIENPDQLRKLTGDLRDAVGWHAPILIDQEGGRVQRMRAPHWREHLPARDQMAMAQNPVHAQYLRNLLIARELHDVGIDVNCAPLADLVESQTHPVLLNRLYGRDIDVVVAACKAAADGLMAGGVLPILKHIPGYGRAAVDSHKDLPRVDVPAASLYARDFAPFKQLNHFAMGMSAHIVFSDIDPDAPATTSPTMMNIIREDIGFSGLIMTDDISMEALSGSITERSIASWDAGCDLVLHCNGERDDMLALADVARPLTQAGNARADAALSQRKSPIEIDIDATLAEFEAQFAGN, from the coding sequence GTGTCAGAAAATGCATACATCTTTGGATGTGAAGGGGCCGTGCTTTCCGATTGGGAGCGCGGCTTTTTTGCGCAATCGCGCCCCTGGGGCTTTATCCTGTTTGCCCGCAATATCGAAAACCCTGATCAGCTGCGTAAACTGACGGGCGATTTGCGGGACGCTGTGGGATGGCATGCCCCGATCCTGATTGACCAAGAAGGCGGACGTGTCCAACGCATGCGCGCGCCGCATTGGCGCGAACATCTGCCCGCACGTGATCAAATGGCGATGGCCCAGAACCCGGTCCATGCGCAATATCTGCGTAACCTGTTGATTGCGCGGGAATTACACGACGTTGGCATTGACGTAAATTGCGCACCTCTGGCCGATCTTGTCGAAAGCCAAACCCATCCGGTTTTGCTGAACCGGCTTTATGGGCGTGACATTGACGTGGTTGTTGCCGCGTGCAAAGCCGCCGCAGATGGTCTGATGGCGGGGGGCGTTTTGCCGATCCTGAAACACATCCCCGGCTATGGCCGCGCCGCGGTGGACAGTCACAAAGATCTGCCGCGTGTGGATGTGCCTGCCGCCTCGCTTTATGCGCGCGATTTTGCCCCGTTCAAACAGCTGAACCATTTCGCCATGGGCATGTCCGCCCATATCGTGTTTTCCGACATTGACCCGGATGCGCCCGCCACGACCAGCCCGACCATGATGAACATCATCCGAGAAGATATCGGGTTTTCCGGCCTGATCATGACCGATGACATTTCAATGGAGGCCCTGTCAGGATCGATCACCGAACGATCCATTGCATCCTGGGATGCGGGCTGTGATTTGGTGCTGCATTGCAATGGCGAACGCGATGATATGCTGGCGTTGGCAGATGTGGCGCGCCCCCTGACGCAGGCGGGCAATGCACGGGCTGATGCGGCCCTGTCGCAACGCAAATCCCCAATCGAGATTGACATCGACGCCACACTTGCCGAGTTTGAAGCCCAGTTCGCAGGCAATTAA